A part of Myxococcales bacterium genomic DNA contains:
- a CDS encoding urea ABC transporter substrate-binding protein produces MKKILIILAVISIWGSLGGCNKSSEAENKKKIKVGVLHSETGSMATVERPVLAATLRAIDAINQAGGILGRSVEAVVRDGRSDEKYFSQMAKELIEKEKVSAIFGCWTSSSRKAVKEVVEDYAHLLIYPLQYEGVEQSKYIFYIGMTANQQIIPAIAWMIKQNGPKVYVVGSDYVFPRVAFEIIKDTLKSFDGQLVGSSFVPLGSKDVRQPIDEIKKLKPDVILNLINGDTNLVFFSALREQGITPDVIPTMSFSITEEEVRLLGHGSMVGDYTTWSYFQSIKSKENVEFLDSLKQAINPELKVFDPMESAFSGVRLWHQAVVSAKSWQPEDVREALKGQSLLAPSGVIYIDPNTQHAWRTIRIAQINNKGDFGVLWSSQMPIEPVPFISTRPKEQWSKLLENLFEGWGGQWSLKIQ; encoded by the coding sequence ATGAAAAAAATATTAATTATACTTGCAGTAATATCAATTTGGGGAAGTCTTGGGGGCTGTAATAAAAGCTCTGAAGCAGAAAATAAAAAAAAGATTAAAGTCGGAGTGTTACACTCTGAAACTGGTTCAATGGCAACTGTAGAAAGGCCAGTTTTGGCAGCAACCTTACGAGCTATAGATGCAATCAACCAGGCCGGTGGGATTTTGGGAAGAAGTGTTGAAGCTGTAGTAAGAGATGGACGTTCAGATGAAAAATATTTTTCTCAAATGGCTAAAGAGCTGATTGAAAAAGAAAAAGTGTCAGCAATTTTTGGCTGCTGGACTTCTTCATCGCGAAAGGCTGTCAAAGAGGTCGTTGAAGATTATGCTCACCTTCTTATTTATCCTTTACAGTATGAAGGCGTAGAACAGTCGAAATATATATTTTACATTGGCATGACCGCAAATCAACAGATAATTCCTGCCATCGCCTGGATGATTAAACAAAATGGGCCAAAAGTGTATGTAGTTGGCAGCGATTATGTTTTTCCCCGTGTGGCATTTGAGATAATAAAAGATACATTAAAATCTTTTGATGGCCAGTTGGTCGGGTCTTCGTTCGTGCCTCTTGGTTCGAAAGATGTTCGACAGCCAATCGATGAAATCAAAAAACTAAAACCAGATGTAATTTTAAATCTTATTAATGGAGATACCAATCTGGTATTTTTCAGCGCGCTGCGTGAGCAGGGTATCACGCCAGATGTAATACCTACCATGTCATTTAGTATTACTGAAGAAGAAGTGAGGCTCTTGGGACACGGTTCAATGGTGGGTGATTATACTACCTGGAGCTATTTTCAAAGCATCAAGAGCAAGGAAAATGTAGAGTTTCTTGATAGCCTAAAACAGGCAATCAATCCTGAGTTAAAAGTGTTTGACCCTATGGAGTCTGCATTCAGCGGTGTTCGCTTATGGCATCAAGCGGTTGTTTCAGCCAAAAGTTGGCAACCAGAAGATGTTCGTGAAGCGCTTAAAGGTCAGTCTCTATTGGCTCCTAGTGGTGTTATCTACATTGATCCAAATACTCAGCATGCATGGCGTACGATCAGAATAGCGCAGATAAATAACAAGGGAGATTTCGGTGTCTTGTGGTCATCGCAAATGCCCATAGAGCCTGTTCCATTTATTTCGACACGGCCAAAGGAACAGTGGTCTAAATTGCTTGAAAATCTTTTCGAAGGCTGGGGTGGGCAATGGAGTTTAAAAATTCAATAA
- a CDS encoding DoxX family protein, whose amino-acid sequence MDFNSLGLLILRLGFGTTMALRHGLPKLLAFSKQMHSFPDPLGLGSTLSLSLTLSAEFLCALLVVIGLFTRYVAFPLVFAMGVAFFVIHRGDPFQKKEMAFLYLMAFSTIFACGPGAYSADKLFRGIR is encoded by the coding sequence ATGGATTTTAATTCTTTAGGACTGCTAATTTTGCGGCTTGGATTTGGTACTACCATGGCGCTGCGTCATGGCCTGCCGAAACTTTTGGCTTTTTCTAAACAGATGCATAGCTTTCCAGATCCTCTTGGACTGGGATCTACTTTAAGTCTTTCGCTGACCCTTTCCGCTGAATTTCTCTGTGCCCTCTTGGTGGTAATAGGGCTCTTCACTCGCTATGTTGCTTTCCCCTTGGTTTTTGCCATGGGCGTAGCATTCTTTGTTATTCACAGAGGAGATCCTTTTCAAAAAAAGGAAATGGCTTTCCTGTACTTAATGGCTTTTTCTACAATTTTTGCCTGTGGCCCTGGTGCATATTCGGCAGATAAATTATTTCGTGGTATCCGCTAG
- a CDS encoding iron-sulfur cluster assembly accessory protein: MDLLKIKRRGERKAKVEDPYALAILPLEPNVLGISDQAAARIEFLLQEKKQTEHYLRVAIKGGGCSGLSIHYQFCEKSRDSDVIFQKNNAKVCIDPKSLSVLGGATLHFREYLGSGEFLLLNNPAAKQCSCGQSFSL; the protein is encoded by the coding sequence ATGGATTTATTAAAAATTAAACGCAGAGGGGAAAGAAAAGCAAAGGTAGAAGATCCTTATGCTCTCGCTATTTTACCTCTCGAACCCAATGTCTTAGGCATTTCTGATCAAGCAGCGGCACGAATCGAATTTCTGCTTCAAGAAAAAAAACAAACTGAGCATTACCTGAGAGTCGCTATAAAAGGTGGTGGATGCTCAGGGCTCAGCATTCACTATCAATTCTGTGAAAAAAGTCGTGATTCTGATGTAATTTTTCAAAAAAATAATGCAAAAGTTTGCATTGATCCTAAATCTCTTTCTGTGCTGGGGGGAGCGACCCTGCATTTTCGTGAATATTTGGGCAGCGGTGAATTTTTATTGTTGAACAATCCTGCCGCCAAACAATGCTCATGCGGCCAGTCATTTTCTTTGTAA
- a CDS encoding sodium:alanine symporter family protein, translating to MLNSIKEAITLGLLFPIIIVVGGYLTVRLRLVQLLKLKQAFLLLSTKEKKGSISSFGAMAAILGGNLGTGNISGVAVALMTGGPGALLWMWVMAILAASTKYVGCFLGVHFQKQNKEHEWVGGPMFYLKYGIHSKILASLFCIFTISSALTVGNLVQVHALTLPIKDLQLSPLGFALILSALVGGVIFGGLKRFSHVVSALVPLMAFAYIGTCLIVLVFFRSNINSAIQLIITSAFGTTPAAGGFLGFTILQAMRSGFDRGLFATDCGLGLAPMLHGAVRDISKSHDNRHTQALISVLSPIIVMVVCTMTGLILITTGAINATHLPSTTMCMEAFRIGFGSSYAGHIVSITLFFFAFTTILTWNFCANRAVEFLVGKKWVNSFQVIFILLIPFGAYVHDQNIWLLADFSTNLMFLCNMVGVVALSSFVFRNDK from the coding sequence ATGCTCAATTCCATCAAAGAAGCTATTACTCTTGGTCTGCTTTTTCCCATAATCATAGTGGTGGGTGGCTACCTCACGGTCCGCTTACGCCTGGTACAGTTATTAAAACTTAAACAAGCTTTTTTATTGTTATCAACCAAAGAAAAAAAAGGAAGTATTTCTTCTTTTGGAGCAATGGCTGCAATTTTAGGAGGCAACCTTGGCACAGGAAATATTTCTGGAGTTGCCGTTGCCCTCATGACTGGAGGACCTGGTGCTCTCCTGTGGATGTGGGTCATGGCTATTTTGGCAGCATCTACCAAATATGTCGGCTGTTTTTTAGGGGTGCATTTTCAAAAACAAAATAAAGAACATGAATGGGTTGGTGGCCCCATGTTTTACCTCAAATATGGAATCCACTCAAAGATACTTGCTTCATTGTTTTGCATATTCACCATTAGCTCAGCATTAACAGTTGGAAATTTAGTCCAAGTACATGCCCTAACTCTGCCCATAAAAGATTTGCAACTTTCTCCTTTGGGTTTTGCTCTAATTTTATCTGCTCTTGTCGGCGGTGTAATTTTTGGTGGCCTAAAACGTTTTTCTCATGTTGTCTCTGCCTTGGTACCCTTGATGGCTTTTGCTTATATTGGCACATGCCTGATCGTTTTAGTTTTTTTCCGCAGCAACATTAATTCTGCAATACAACTTATTATCACTTCAGCATTTGGCACTACTCCTGCAGCTGGAGGATTTTTAGGCTTTACTATTTTACAAGCTATGCGCTCTGGCTTTGATCGAGGGCTTTTTGCTACCGACTGTGGGCTTGGCCTTGCCCCCATGTTGCATGGTGCAGTACGAGACATCAGCAAAAGTCACGATAACCGTCATACTCAAGCTCTTATAAGCGTGCTCTCCCCCATCATCGTCATGGTTGTGTGCACTATGACTGGCCTCATACTCATCACTACCGGTGCTATCAACGCCACCCACTTACCAAGCACCACCATGTGCATGGAAGCATTTCGCATCGGTTTTGGCAGTTCATATGCTGGCCACATAGTGAGCATTACGTTATTTTTCTTTGCCTTCACAACAATTCTCACATGGAACTTTTGCGCCAATCGAGCTGTAGAATTTTTAGTAGGAAAAAAATGGGTCAACAGTTTTCAAGTAATTTTTATCTTGTTGATTCCCTTTGGCGCCTATGTACATGACCAAAATATCTGGCTTCTTGCTGATTTCTCCACCAATCTCATGTTTTTATGCAACATGGTGGGAGTGGTCGCCCTTTCAAGCTTTGTGTTTCGCAATGACAAATGA
- a CDS encoding cysteine desulfurase — MPDKAIYLDHHATTPLDKRVFNKMKTFFLCEFGNPSSRTHAYGWRALEAVNEARRQVAQALNADAQEIIFTSGATEASNMAIKGFLSQKNHKQQIITSSIEHPATFNSIKSLEPNYAHGIFLQPKSDGIIDPAQFENAITKNTILASFFWVNSEIGSINNIREIASIAKKHGVLLHCDAAQALGRLKIDLKELDIDLISLSGHKIYGPKGIGVLYIKHEIKERFQPLLHGGAQEWSLRPGTLNVPGIVGMGEAARLSVCDLDKEVKKIKELRDILWDNLRALSDIYLNGSLEHRVAGNLNVSFADIDGEELVLALCKRVAISTGSACCSHGPSRVLEEIGVAPELRQAAIRFGIGRSNSKEEIHEVSQLVVETVKKLRAQNKKKLVKLI, encoded by the coding sequence ATGCCAGATAAGGCTATCTATTTGGACCATCACGCAACTACTCCGTTGGATAAAAGGGTTTTCAATAAAATGAAAACCTTTTTTTTATGTGAATTTGGTAATCCATCAAGCAGAACTCATGCTTATGGTTGGCGGGCGCTGGAGGCGGTTAATGAAGCCCGAAGACAAGTTGCCCAAGCGCTCAATGCAGATGCCCAGGAGATCATTTTTACTTCTGGTGCAACTGAAGCAAGCAACATGGCGATTAAAGGTTTTTTGTCACAAAAAAATCATAAGCAACAAATAATTACGTCTTCGATTGAACATCCTGCTACTTTTAATTCCATCAAATCCTTAGAACCAAATTATGCTCATGGAATTTTTTTGCAGCCTAAGTCAGATGGCATCATTGATCCTGCTCAATTTGAAAATGCCATTACAAAAAATACTATTTTAGCTTCGTTTTTTTGGGTCAACAGTGAAATTGGCTCTATCAACAACATTAGAGAAATAGCATCTATCGCAAAGAAACATGGAGTGCTTTTGCACTGTGATGCAGCTCAAGCCTTAGGTCGCCTTAAGATTGATTTAAAAGAACTTGATATCGATTTGATTTCACTGAGTGGCCATAAAATATACGGCCCAAAGGGTATAGGAGTGCTCTATATCAAGCACGAAATCAAGGAGCGTTTCCAGCCACTTTTACATGGGGGAGCACAGGAATGGAGTTTGCGTCCAGGTACGCTCAATGTGCCAGGTATTGTTGGCATGGGTGAGGCTGCGCGTCTGAGTGTCTGTGACCTTGATAAAGAAGTCAAAAAAATCAAAGAACTACGAGATATTTTATGGGATAACCTTAGGGCTCTTTCCGATATATACCTCAATGGTAGTCTTGAGCATCGGGTCGCTGGCAATCTTAATGTGTCTTTCGCTGATATTGATGGTGAGGAACTTGTGTTGGCTCTTTGTAAACGAGTAGCCATATCTACTGGTTCTGCATGTTGTTCTCATGGTCCTTCGCGCGTATTGGAAGAGATCGGAGTTGCTCCTGAACTAAGGCAAGCGGCGATTCGTTTTGGCATAGGCCGTAGCAATAGCAAAGAAGAAATCCATGAGGTTTCTCAATTGGTTGTTGAAACAGTGAAAAAGCTGAGAGCACAAAATAAAAAGAAGCTTGTAAAATTGATTTGA
- a CDS encoding acyl-CoA carboxylase subunit beta produces MKNTKDPIGELRENLLVKNREARLGGGSSRIEKQHSLGKLTARERIEILVDPGSFVEMDRFRVHRCRNFGMDEKKILGDGLVSGFGQIEGRQVFVYAQDFTVFGGSLSEVVAQKICKIMDLAMKAGVPVIGLSDSGGARIQEGVQSLAGYAEIFCRNTLASGVIPQISVIMGPSAGGAVYSPALTDFIFMVRDTSYMFLTGPDVIKTVTHESVTMEELGGAVTHNSKSGVAHFAFDNDSHALDAVRKLISYLPLNNAEDPPSQSCIDDPQRRDEKLKTIVPSQPNKPYDVREIIQCVVDERHFFEVQEYFAQNMVVGFARMQGQSVGIVANQPQVLAGAIDIDASDKAARFVRFCDCFNIPIISFVDVPGFLPGTAQEFGGVIRHGAKLLYAYAEATVPKITVILRKAYGGAYCVMGPKHLRADLNFALPTAEIAVMGAQGAVNIVMREEINSAQDKELAFKELSEKYREQFQNPYRAAELGYIDEVILPEEMRPRFCQALNLLRNKRDGIPSKKHGNIPL; encoded by the coding sequence ATGAAGAATACCAAGGATCCCATTGGGGAATTGCGCGAGAACTTATTAGTAAAGAATCGAGAGGCTCGTCTAGGGGGCGGTAGTTCGCGTATTGAAAAGCAGCATTCTTTGGGGAAATTAACAGCTCGTGAGCGGATCGAGATACTTGTTGATCCCGGATCTTTTGTTGAGATGGATCGATTCCGAGTCCATCGATGCCGCAATTTTGGTATGGATGAAAAAAAGATTTTGGGTGATGGTTTGGTATCTGGTTTTGGGCAGATCGAAGGTCGCCAAGTTTTTGTCTATGCACAAGACTTCACTGTATTCGGAGGCTCGCTCTCAGAAGTAGTTGCGCAAAAAATTTGCAAGATCATGGATCTTGCCATGAAAGCCGGAGTTCCGGTGATTGGACTCTCCGACTCTGGCGGTGCTCGGATTCAAGAAGGAGTTCAATCCTTAGCTGGTTATGCCGAGATATTTTGTCGCAATACTTTAGCTTCGGGCGTAATCCCACAAATTTCTGTGATAATGGGGCCTTCTGCCGGAGGGGCGGTTTATTCTCCTGCGCTTACCGATTTTATTTTTATGGTGAGAGATACTAGCTACATGTTTCTTACCGGCCCGGACGTCATTAAAACTGTAACTCATGAATCGGTGACTATGGAGGAACTCGGTGGGGCTGTAACACATAACTCGAAGAGTGGCGTTGCCCATTTCGCTTTTGATAATGATTCTCATGCCTTAGATGCTGTGCGAAAACTGATTTCTTATTTGCCGCTCAATAATGCTGAAGATCCACCAAGTCAATCATGCATTGATGATCCACAAAGGCGTGATGAAAAATTAAAAACTATTGTTCCTTCGCAACCTAATAAGCCCTATGATGTGCGCGAAATTATTCAGTGTGTCGTTGATGAACGTCACTTTTTTGAAGTACAAGAATATTTTGCGCAAAATATGGTTGTTGGTTTTGCTCGTATGCAAGGGCAATCGGTTGGTATTGTGGCAAATCAACCTCAGGTCTTAGCTGGAGCTATTGACATTGATGCTTCCGATAAAGCTGCACGCTTTGTTCGTTTTTGTGATTGTTTTAATATTCCCATCATAAGTTTTGTCGATGTTCCTGGTTTTTTGCCTGGTACTGCTCAAGAATTTGGTGGAGTAATTCGTCATGGTGCTAAACTTCTTTACGCTTATGCTGAAGCAACTGTTCCAAAAATCACTGTGATCCTTCGTAAAGCTTACGGTGGTGCATACTGTGTCATGGGCCCTAAACATTTACGAGCTGATTTGAATTTTGCGCTACCAACTGCTGAAATAGCTGTAATGGGAGCTCAGGGTGCTGTTAATATCGTGATGCGTGAAGAAATTAATTCAGCCCAGGATAAGGAACTCGCTTTCAAAGAGCTCAGTGAAAAATATCGTGAGCAGTTCCAAAATCCATACCGCGCAGCGGAACTAGGCTATATTGATGAAGTAATTTTGCCTGAGGAAATGCGTCCACGTTTTTGCCAGGCTCTTAATTTATTGCGTAACAAACGTGATGGAATCCCTTCGAAAAAGCACGGCAATATTCCTCTTTAA
- the def gene encoding peptide deformylase → MTTKPILIWPDPQLKKISESVDDFGEELQSLIRDISDTMDAEPMAGLSAPQIGVLKRVFVIDIPPEHNEGNGTNGKEVFVNPEIIHKEGSFSWEEGCMSIPGFRGKVKRAYTVVMRYQNEKGEHKEREAFYYLGGCFQHELDHLNGILWVDYQSPLKRDFIRKKLQKLKELSSEE, encoded by the coding sequence ATGACCACAAAACCTATACTAATTTGGCCCGACCCGCAATTAAAAAAGATATCAGAATCAGTCGATGACTTTGGTGAAGAACTTCAAAGTTTGATTCGTGATATTTCTGACACCATGGATGCCGAACCCATGGCAGGCCTTTCTGCACCGCAAATTGGTGTTTTAAAACGAGTTTTTGTGATCGATATTCCCCCTGAGCACAATGAAGGCAACGGCACAAATGGCAAAGAAGTTTTCGTCAATCCTGAAATAATACACAAAGAAGGCAGTTTTTCATGGGAAGAAGGCTGCATGTCAATTCCAGGCTTTAGAGGCAAAGTGAAGCGAGCTTACACTGTAGTAATGCGCTATCAAAACGAGAAAGGTGAGCATAAGGAGCGCGAGGCTTTCTATTATTTGGGTGGTTGTTTTCAACATGAACTTGATCATCTCAATGGCATTTTGTGGGTTGACTATCAAAGTCCCTTAAAAAGAGATTTCATCAGAAAAAAATTGCAAAAACTTAAAGAACTATCCTCTGAAGAATAA
- a CDS encoding endonuclease/exonuclease/phosphatase family protein, with product MHRRLAVSLFRYTVSLIFALAIGLGFFVWWAVGDQLPTFSKLDTVADNNAVIPAAKNTFSIASYNIGHGQGVKEQAWDHRDKATTEKQLNMIANAMSKMDADIFLLQEVDLDSNRTYRIDQIEFIKKRTGHAFHACATVWEKNYVPFPFWPPAHHIGYVRAANCVLSRFPLKNHQRIIFDKPESYPFWYNWGYIDRGIERVDVQIGDKTIALLNVHFEAWETQAREKQIQETKKYMDSIHTPIILAGDFNTVLPDAPKKDGFLDDPDAHFDKDSTFTWFFKHAPEMYAIAPKSKNNNPFDLYTFPSNMPDRRLDHIYISKASLSFLEFRVVKEAELASDHLPVYARIKFSKL from the coding sequence ATGCATAGACGTCTGGCTGTTTCTCTATTTCGATACACTGTCTCGTTAATTTTTGCCCTAGCGATTGGTCTTGGCTTTTTTGTTTGGTGGGCGGTGGGCGATCAGCTTCCCACATTTTCCAAACTGGATACCGTAGCCGATAACAATGCCGTTATACCTGCAGCCAAAAATACATTCAGCATCGCTTCTTACAATATCGGTCACGGTCAAGGGGTAAAAGAACAGGCTTGGGATCATCGTGATAAGGCCACCACTGAAAAACAGCTAAACATGATTGCCAACGCGATGAGCAAAATGGATGCCGATATCTTTTTACTGCAGGAAGTAGATCTGGATTCTAATAGAACCTATCGTATTGATCAGATTGAATTTATCAAAAAAAGAACAGGACATGCCTTCCATGCTTGCGCAACGGTGTGGGAGAAAAACTATGTACCTTTTCCTTTTTGGCCTCCTGCTCATCACATAGGATATGTACGCGCAGCCAATTGCGTACTCTCGCGCTTTCCTCTCAAAAACCATCAACGCATCATTTTTGACAAACCTGAATCTTATCCCTTCTGGTACAACTGGGGCTACATCGATCGCGGAATCGAGCGCGTCGATGTACAAATTGGAGATAAAACAATCGCCTTACTCAATGTTCACTTTGAAGCCTGGGAAACCCAAGCTCGCGAAAAACAAATTCAAGAAACCAAAAAATATATGGACAGCATACATACTCCGATCATCTTAGCTGGTGATTTCAACACAGTGCTTCCAGATGCTCCTAAAAAAGATGGTTTCTTAGACGATCCTGATGCTCACTTTGATAAAGACAGCACTTTTACCTGGTTTTTTAAACATGCACCAGAGATGTACGCGATCGCACCAAAGAGCAAAAATAATAATCCATTCGATCTTTATACCTTTCCAAGCAATATGCCCGATCGGCGACTTGATCATATCTACATCAGCAAGGCTAGCCTCTCTTTCTTGGAATTTAGAGTAGTAAAAGAAGCAGAACTGGCCTCAGACCATTTACCTGTGTATGCACGTATTAAATTTTCGAAGCTTTGA
- a CDS encoding acetyl-CoA carboxylase biotin carboxyl carrier protein subunit, whose amino-acid sequence MPSEIVTALIDNKSYDLEVDDQDQSSDPLDGRLTIRVRGRIVRLEMLEERRKKMKDAQSSQFSHAGLAQIQSPMPGKVLRYLVSEGDEVKEGQGIVVIEAMKMENELQSPKEGLVKSISSSEGATVSSGALLMVIE is encoded by the coding sequence ATGCCCTCTGAAATCGTGACCGCATTGATTGATAACAAAAGTTACGATCTGGAGGTAGATGATCAGGACCAATCAAGCGATCCTCTTGATGGTCGCCTTACCATTAGAGTGAGAGGGCGTATTGTACGGCTTGAAATGCTTGAAGAGCGACGCAAAAAAATGAAAGACGCGCAGAGCTCTCAGTTCTCCCACGCGGGTTTGGCGCAAATTCAATCTCCAATGCCGGGTAAAGTTTTGCGTTACTTGGTAAGTGAAGGTGATGAAGTTAAAGAAGGCCAGGGAATAGTGGTGATTGAGGCAATGAAGATGGAAAATGAATTGCAATCACCTAAAGAGGGGCTTGTGAAATCAATTAGCTCATCTGAGGGAGCAACGGTTAGCAGTGGTGCTTTGTTGATGGTGATCGAATAG
- a CDS encoding acetyl-CoA carboxylase biotin carboxylase subunit, which produces MKNRKIKKVLVANRGEIAVRVMRTCRDLGLETVAVYSDPDRSALHVRFASEAYHIGSASPKESYLNIEKIIDVAKKSKADAIHPGYGFLSENPQFAEAVKKAGLILIGPKSSSMEAMGTKTRARQVMIKAGVPVVPGLETPVKDEAEAKKIAIEIGFPVMLKAVYGGGGKGMRKVDREENFISAFRMAQSEARNSFGNDEVYIEKFLNKPRHIEMQILADMYGNVAAFVERECSVQRRHQKLIEESPSPFVDQKMREKMAEVAKKAALAVDYIGAGTIEFLVDDQKNFYFMEMNTRLQVEHPITEMVSGLDLVAEQIDIAEGKELSGYDFIKNFNGWAMEARVCAEDPARDFVPTPGPVNHLRVPGGPYTRTDSGIYAGSEITPDYDPMIAKLVAWGPNRDIARRRLDRALMEFALKGCTTNTMFLRQILAFEPFIDGSYDTSVIAKYFKETPTWYHNEHKIVALLGAAIFSFEKEKKLSSQISIGKKNNPEASISKWRTTNPYKIF; this is translated from the coding sequence ATGAAGAATCGCAAAATAAAAAAAGTTTTGGTAGCCAATCGAGGAGAAATCGCGGTGCGTGTGATGCGTACGTGTCGCGATTTGGGGCTAGAGACAGTTGCTGTTTATTCTGATCCTGATCGTTCAGCTCTTCACGTGCGTTTTGCCAGTGAAGCTTATCACATTGGCAGTGCAAGCCCTAAAGAAAGCTACCTCAATATCGAGAAAATAATTGATGTCGCTAAAAAATCAAAAGCTGATGCTATTCATCCAGGTTATGGATTTTTATCAGAGAATCCTCAATTTGCAGAAGCGGTGAAAAAAGCTGGGTTGATTTTGATCGGTCCAAAAAGTTCCTCGATGGAAGCCATGGGAACTAAAACTCGAGCGCGTCAGGTTATGATAAAAGCAGGAGTGCCGGTTGTTCCTGGATTAGAAACTCCTGTCAAAGATGAAGCCGAGGCCAAAAAAATTGCTATTGAAATTGGTTTTCCTGTCATGCTTAAAGCCGTCTATGGTGGAGGCGGCAAGGGTATGCGCAAGGTTGACCGAGAAGAAAATTTTATATCAGCGTTTCGTATGGCCCAAAGTGAAGCGAGAAATTCTTTTGGTAATGATGAAGTTTATATCGAAAAATTTCTCAACAAACCTCGCCATATTGAGATGCAGATCCTTGCAGATATGTATGGCAATGTTGCGGCTTTTGTTGAACGAGAGTGCTCTGTTCAGCGTAGACATCAAAAATTGATCGAAGAATCCCCAAGCCCATTTGTGGATCAAAAGATGCGCGAAAAAATGGCTGAGGTCGCTAAAAAAGCTGCGCTGGCGGTCGATTACATAGGTGCTGGGACCATTGAGTTTTTGGTGGATGATCAAAAAAATTTCTATTTCATGGAAATGAATACGCGCTTGCAAGTGGAGCACCCCATTACCGAGATGGTGAGTGGTCTTGATTTGGTCGCTGAACAAATTGACATTGCCGAAGGAAAAGAACTGAGCGGTTATGATTTTATTAAGAACTTTAATGGTTGGGCAATGGAAGCACGTGTTTGCGCTGAAGATCCTGCCAGGGATTTTGTGCCTACTCCGGGACCCGTAAATCATTTACGTGTGCCAGGAGGTCCTTATACACGCACTGATTCAGGGATTTATGCAGGCTCAGAAATTACACCAGATTACGATCCGATGATTGCCAAATTAGTTGCATGGGGACCAAACAGAGATATTGCAAGACGACGTCTGGATCGAGCGCTGATGGAATTTGCGCTCAAGGGATGCACTACCAATACAATGTTTCTGCGCCAAATTTTGGCATTTGAGCCTTTTATTGATGGAAGCTATGATACCAGTGTTATTGCAAAATATTTTAAAGAAACTCCAACGTGGTATCACAACGAGCATAAAATAGTAGCATTGCTAGGGGCCGCCATATTCAGTTTCGAGAAAGAAAAAAAACTTTCATCCCAAATTAGTATAGGTAAAAAAAATAATCCGGAAGCGAGCATTTCTAAATGGCGCACCACGAACCCGTACAAAATTTTTTAG
- the atpC gene encoding ATP synthase F1 subunit epsilon has translation MLHLNVVTPERPFIEQDCLSVTLPGLMGEVQILEGHTPCLLELKTGHVIYENKDRESVRFMIAAGFVEVDKDHVTVMCEMARSKDEIDKVSELGTQQDLKQQLDNTKLDEEEKNKRLQAELEKSVARMSLLD, from the coding sequence ATGCTACATCTTAATGTTGTAACGCCCGAGCGCCCTTTTATCGAGCAAGATTGCCTTAGTGTAACCTTGCCCGGACTTATGGGAGAAGTGCAGATATTAGAAGGACACACACCGTGTCTTTTGGAGCTTAAAACTGGTCACGTTATTTATGAAAACAAAGATCGAGAGAGCGTGCGTTTTATGATTGCAGCGGGCTTTGTTGAAGTAGATAAAGATCACGTAACTGTGATGTGTGAAATGGCTCGGAGTAAAGACGAGATCGATAAAGTGAGCGAGCTTGGGACACAGCAAGACCTTAAACAACAGCTTGACAATACTAAGCTTGATGAAGAAGAAAAAAATAAACGCTTGCAGGCCGAGCTTGAAAAAAGTGTAGCTCGAATGAGTTTGCTCGATTAA